The stretch of DNA CTGTGTGAacttcaattaccttttatgaaacTGCTTTAGCCACAACTTATTTTTTAAGCTCATTCAAGTCAGGTGTTTGGGgtataatcaccactttcataggggctgtttacacaacaatgttttcaactaaaaatgaaaaacttatgcattttggccattaatttacatgacaacagtgttttgcaaacttttgcatttttaacgagaagaatatcaaagtgcattaaactgtaaaaataaggcGATAGGCATGTGCATTTGGCAAAAAACAAGTAACCAATAGTTTTTAAACCAGAACATTGCTAGGGCCCATTAGGCAGTCATTTACAACATACTCTAAGAATGTGTTTATGTACCTTTGCATATCTAGAAGATAAAGCCAGAAATGGCAGAATCAGTGCTAAGGGAAACACTGCCACTAGAATCAAGAGATCTGTGGAGAAACATACAGGGCTGTTGACATGTTCATTGGAAAAATACATTATTGTAATCATCATTGTTGAATAATGAGAAGCAAACCAAGCCTTTGACTTACACTGAGATGTGTCGTGTGGTTGTTGAGGTGGTGGAAGTTCTTGTGTTTGGTGTGAAGGTTGAAGTGTTGATAAActgatggatgtatggatgtgtGGTTTCTCTGTCCCGATAATAACTGTATGGATGTGTGGTTTCTCTGTCCCGAGAGTAACTGTATGGATGTGTGGTTTCTCTGTCCCGAGAGTAACTGTATGGATGTGTGGTTTCTCTGTCCCGAGAGTAACTGTATGGATGTGTGGTTTCTCTTTATGGGTGTGTGGTTTTTCTGTCCCGAGAGTAACTGTATGGATGTGTGGTTTCTCTGTCCCGAGAGTAACTGTCAATGATAATATAacaatgcaaacagcatgtcATCCTACAAGTTTACCTCATTCCTCTAAATATTTAGATTCTTCATAAAATCAGTAGTAATGATGATCAAAGTAACATCAACAGAACAAAACTACCTTCAACATAAAGTCTGTAGGAGACTTTTTGAGACGAGACAGAACAATAATAGTCTCCTTCGTCCTCTGCGGTCAGTGCTGATATGTATAGAGAGAGATTTCCTGGAGATGTTTGATTCAACAGTTTGACTCTGTTCTTGTGCCTCTCAATCTTTTCATTTGGGTAAATTTCCTTATAAGCTTTTTCTACAATATACATCCATTGTATCTGTTCAGGTTTAGTCAGTAGTTCAGAGCATGAGCAGGGCAGAACCACAGACTCTCCTGCATATCCTGTCACCGCAATCGTTACCTCTGTGTTCTGAACCAAATTACAGcctaaaaatatttatacagGAAAAAAAGCCATGAATGAGCCACATTGTTGTGAGAACAAAAGTGAAACTCAAAGGTCAGTGAATGTAGAATTTAAAGTCTGTCACTGGTTCTCCaaatttcttttttcattttcaaataataattttgtaaaaagaACAATTGAATGTCTATTCCTGAGATATCAATCATGTCTAACAAGAGCGATTCAGATTTCTAGAAGCATCACTTACCCTTCACTGTTAAACGAATGGTTATAGTAATTTTATCGTGTTCAGTCTTACACTCATAGAACCCTTGATCTTCCTGTCTGAGCTCAGAAATGAGAAGAGACAGATTTTGTGGAGAACTTTCATTAAACAGCACACGTCTGCCGCTGTACTCCTCATCCTCAAATACTGGAATCCATTGTTTACCATTGCCATAAAACAGCCATGTGAATGTGTTGACTGTAGACTGAGGATGAGCGCAGGAGCAGGGCAGCACCACTGATCCACCTGTGTATCCTGTTATGCGTGTTGTCTGCTGCTCATCTGGAAGAATACAGCCTGCAAACAAGAGAGCTTgtcaaaaaattacaaatgGGCTTTACTGGAATAtatgtgacctgatccagcaaaatgagtcacagtgacccaaatttcaaaattgagattttggtatcaatggaaagatgagacaataagctttaaaatgatatcataGTCAAGATATACCCATTTTAATTATGGtcgtctgccctctttttccaattgaaaacctgagaaaatcgcttttaaagttttttgcccgtttttttgttgatatctttcaaaatccattgcatttaaagggataaattttaaatttattttacagcttaatttgaccaaagacatttatatatatatatatatatatatatatatatatatatatatatatatatatatatatatatatatatatatatatatataaaaatgctaaaccaggctgaagctcaaattatttgaaattatttatttgaattaaccctttaagacctgaaggcttttttagagtttttaTTCAAACCTTAGCAACttttaatgaacacaaaaagataATGTTGCTCAAATCAttcagttttattattatttatttatttttcttccaTTTGTGTACACAAATACAATTTTTAGTTTCTGTAGCTATGCATTATTTCACTAGTTAAGAAAAGAAGCAGCCCTCCTGATTTCATCCTTTAGGAATTCAAAGACTATTTCAGTTTGAATATCTGCAATTGACAAATTAATTCAATGTTCTGCACATGTGAATAGACAGATAATGAAAATCTATtcaaaaaactacaaaacacaAATTTCTTAAAAGATGCTTTGTTATACTTAAATTGTTTTAGATATGTTTTAAACTGATGTTTTAAATAACTACAACTACATCACACTGATCTCACAACAGTTcctcataaattaaaaaataatcaaaagtcTGAACTTACCAGTACTAAATTGAATCATAAAGAAGAAAAGATATAAATGGTCCATCATGACTGGTTCTCACTCACTAATGGCACGACTCTGTTTTGTGTGggctctgtcattttttttttttttttttaagttcctGTTAGCTCTTACTTTCCTGTTTCATGATACATCTCTGTATTTTTTCCATATTTAAGCAAATAATCAAACAGAACTATACTGGTATtactatatattatttaaataaatcatcaaATGAgtcataaatcataaacattttAGACCGTTTTATGTTTATATACTGCATGACTTTGTaagacttgattttcctgctaagacaaaaactgagatcaagTGCCCTGCAATAAAGCAAAACTCATCTGCTCAGCAGAGCGTGACCAACTTATAGGTAGATATTTGCCCTGCATCCAATGTTTATGGTCAGAACTGATGAGTTTGTGTCCGAGAAAAGCATTCAGTCAGCCAAAGTGACTTTTCTAAAGTGATATCGGGACCGCAGTGAACGAATAATTGAAGAGATAAGGTAATCAGAATAATCAAATGCATAAccaatgattaatttctaatttgAACACCATCTAAGAGTAattatttgaaattggagtcagattaaaccagcagctaaagtaaaattgaaaCTAAATTCTAGAAATTAAGTGAATTTTACAGGGGCGCTGAAAATACATACACGCATTAAACCTTCGCCCAGGCCGTCGGATTCCGTTTTTGGGGTGATGGGGAGTTTCCTAcagcttatttatttatagttatAGGTCATTGTTGGCCTCATGTCTGAAGTAATTAAATGAGTCTGGAGGCAGGaaagagtaaaaataaaataagccaCAGACCTTCAGAAGAAAGAAGAAGAGAAGCTCTGAAGACGAGACAGATGCTCACTCATTGAGGGCACACAGATGACCATGGTTATTTCTCCAGGTTCTCATTAAAATATTTCTGACTTGCccctgtttttttatttattatactcTGTTTTATGACCTCATCTTTGCAATGTTTGTCATGCAAAAAGCCTGAGAGAAGCAGATCAGTATCTCTTGCGAATCTCATATCTTTATATATTCTTACATTTGTGAGGTCATTTTGCACATGAAACCAGAcgccttcacacacacaaatacacacagttGCTTCCTTTAAACATCTATTTAGAGATGGTATGACATAGACCTCATGTTAATTATAATAGATTCATCCTTACATCaactataatacaatatattgttaCTCTCGAGAATATTTCCATTAGTCAATAAATACATAGATCTCCATCAATAATCAGATTCTTTGTGGTGAAATACCCTGTCAAGTCCACTTGGTAGTCCACTTACGGTCGAATGGAATGCACCtttacaaaatgtgcagtgtccTTAGGCCAGGTCAAGATAATAGATGTAGCCTACCTGGAAAATtcaaagcactgtttatttcattaaatagAAAGGGATTGTGTTTCCCCCTCTGCTGTCAGTGCCGGTCAATGCTGTCAgtttcacattttttatttatttttttattcagtattaTGCCTTTTTTAATCAGTTTAAATCAGTGTGAATCGCTTAATGGCCTAACAtgtaacaaataaatgcatgcaAATTAATTTGTGGATCCACAGTACACTAACAATATCTGTACAGGTTTATATAATTAGTTTTCAAGATATGTGATCTCTGAAATTCTTATATAGATCATTAATAGTAGCGGCTGAAGTGTTCATGTAGTACTACTCCTTTATGCCTGTCGCTACATTTGCCACAAATAAGCCTCCGAAATGAACTAATCCAGATGAAAAATTTGCTAccacatacagtgggtacggaaagtattcagacccccttaaatttttcactctttgttatattgcagccatttgctaaaatcatttaagttcatttttttcctcattaatgtacacacagcaccccatattgacagaaaaacacagaattgttgacatttttgcagatttattaaaaaagaaaaactgaaatatcacatggtcctaagtattcagacccttttctcagtatttagtagaagcacccttttgatctaatacagccatgagtctttttgggaaagatgcaacaagtttttcacacctggttttggggatcctctgccattcctccttgcagatcctctccagttctgtcaggttggatggtaaacgttggtggacagccatttttaggtctctccagagatgctcaattgggtttaagtcagggctctggctgggccattcaagaacagtcacggagttgttgtgaagccactccttcgttattttagctgtgtgcttagggtcattgtcttgttggaaggtaaaccttcggcccagtctgaggtcctgagcactctggagaaggtttccatccaggatatccctgtacttggccgcattcatctttcccttgattgtcgtcctgtccctgcagctgaaaaacacccccacagcatgatgctgccaccaccatgcttcactgttgggactgtattggacaggtgatgagcagtgcctggttttctccacacataccgcttagaattaaggccaaaaagttctatcttggtctcatcagaccagagaatcttatttctcaccatcttggaatccttcaggtgttttttttagcaaactccatgcgggctttcatgtgtcttgcactgaggagaggcttccgtcgggccactctgccataaagccccggctggtggagggctgcagtgatggttgactttctacaacattctcccatctcccgactgcatctctgggttcttctttacctctctcaccaaggctcttctcccccgatagctcagtttggccggacggccagctctaggaagggttctggtcgtcccaaacatcttccatttaaggattatggaggccactgtgctcttaggaaccttaagtgcagcagaaatttttttgtaaccttggccagatctgtgccttgccacaattctgtctctgagctcttcaggcagttcctttgacctcatgattctcatttgctctgacatgcactgtgagctgtagggtcttatatagacaggtgtgtggctttcctaatcaagtccaatcagtataatcaaacacagctggactcaaatgaaggtgtagaaccatctcaatgacgatcagaagaaatggacagcacctgaattaaatatatgagtgtcacagcaaagggtctgaatatttaggaccatgtgatatttcagtttttcttttttaataaatctgcaatgtcaacaattctgtgattttctgtcaatatggggtgctgtgtgtacattaatgaggaaaaaaaatgaacttaaatgattttagcaaatggggtctgaatactttccgtacccactgtacttCAGAGTATTACTGGCATAATAGTGACTGTATGATTCACTTCTTGAATCTAGATTTTAGCCTTCTGTAGGACAGTTTCTGTGCAGTCAATTATACAAGTAGTGTTTAAACAAAGCCTGTTGCAGAGTGGCCTTCATTATTTCACGGGGTAGCCATGGAATAAAATTCTTGGTATGCTTGTACAAAACATTTATCCAAAATTTCACTGTTTTGCTGATTTGACTATGTGACCTTTCAAAGCATTTTGCCATGTCAGCAGTGATAAAGTTCTGTCTAAGTTTCATCAGTGTCATCAGAATTTGGTATACAAAATCTTGCATGCAGCCTCAGGGACACAACCAGGTTGAATCAGGCAGGTTCTGGTGAATTATCTGATCAAGCCTCATTAGGTAACCCACCTCCCTAAAAAACACCCTTAAACATTTACCTTTATTTCTATTGTTGCAATTTGAGTAATAGAGTAAGAGCCATTTATGTTCTTTCAAATAATCCCTTTATTTCAAAATTCTTGGACACAAATTCTACTAAAAGCAATGGCCATATAGTATCTTTCTGGACCTAGCATCTGTAAACTtgctgtaagaaaaaaaaaattgccattAACCATAACAATAGGGAACAATGGAAAAGATAACGAACAAAGTTTTCTAG from Chanodichthys erythropterus isolate Z2021 chromosome 8, ASM2448905v1, whole genome shotgun sequence encodes:
- the LOC137025323 gene encoding polymeric immunoglobulin receptor-like — encoded protein: MYGELTSGTRPTGRPALWYKDICKRDLKAGSLNPTDLEAATANHCHRQKDRFAGMIVFIHKQQGYTDEQRVHTPQLNTDTPPVTHSEQRQASRLSFGCILPDEQQTTRITGYTGGSVVLPCSCAHPQSTVNTFTWLFYGNGKQWIPVFEDEEYSGRRVLFNESSPQNLSLLISELRQEDQGFYECKTEHDKITITIRLTVKGCNLVQNTEVTIAVTGYAGESVVLPCSCSELLTKPEQIQWMYIVEKAYKEIYPNEKIERHKNRVKLLNQTSPGNLSLYISALTAEDEGDYYCSVSSQKVSYRLYVEGSFVLLMLL